One Bos taurus isolate L1 Dominette 01449 registration number 42190680 breed Hereford chromosome 14, ARS-UCD2.0, whole genome shotgun sequence genomic region harbors:
- the CA1 gene encoding carbonic anhydrase 1, giving the protein MASPDWGYDGENGPEHWGKLYPIANGNNQSPIDIKTSETKRDPSLKPLSVSYNPATAKEIVNVGHSFHVNFEDSDNRSVLKGGPLSESYRLRQFHFHWGITDDCGSEHLVDGAKFSAELHLVHWNSAKYPSFADAASQADGLALIGVLVKVGQANPNLQKVLDALKAVKNKNKKAPFTNFDPSVLLPPSLDYWAYSGSLTHPPLHESVTWIIFKETISVSSEQLAQFRSLLANAEGDREVHIKQNNRPPQPLNGRTVKASF; this is encoded by the exons ATGGCAAGTCCTGACTGGGGATATGATGGTGAAAACG GTCCTGAACACTGGGGCAAGCTGTACCCCATCGCAAATGGAAATAACCAATCTCCTATCGACATCAAAACCAGTGAAACCAAGCGTGATCCCTCTCTGAAACCCCTCAGTGTCTCCTACAATCCAGCCACAGCCAAAGAAATCGTCAACGTGGGACATTCCTTTCATGTAAACTTTGAGGACAGTGATAATAGATCAG tGCTGAAAGGGGGTCCTCTATCTGAAAGCTACAGGCTGCGGCAGTTCCATTTTCACTGGGGCATCAcagatgactgtggctctgagCACTTAGTGGATGGAGCCAAATTTTCTGCAGAG CTTCATTTAGTTCACTGGAATTCTGCCAAGTACCCCAGCTTCGCTGATGCTGCCTCGCAGGCTGATGGTTTGGCGTTGATTGGCGTTTTGGTGAAG gTGGGTCAGGCCAACCCAAACCTTCAGAAAGTACTTGATGCCCTAAAAGCAGTTAAAAATAAG aacAAGAAAGCTCCATTCACAAATTTCGACCCCTCTGTCCTCCTGCCTCCATCCCTGGATTACTGGGCCTACTCTGGTTCACTGACTCACCCTCCTCTTCACGAGAGTGTCACCTGGATCATCTTTAAAGAGACCATCAGTGTGAGCTCGGAACAG CTGGCGCAGTTCCGCAGTCTGCTGGCAAATGCTGAAGGCGATAGAGAAGTCCACATCAAGCAGAACAACCGACCACCCCAGCCTCTGAACGGCAGGACAGTGAAAGCTTCATTCTGA